A region of the Litchfieldia alkalitelluris genome:
GCAATTATACGTGTATATAAAAATTCACTTGTAATGGAAACCATCCATTATCCTGATGAAGTGCGGAATGTTGCAGAGGTACCTGCAGTTCCTGAAAATGTTGATATTAATGAAAAAGAACTCGAAACAGCAATAATGTTAATCGATCAACTTTCAACCGAATTTGAACCAGAAAAATATAAGGATGATTATCGTACAGCTCTTCTTGATTTAATTCAATCTAAGGTAAATAACAATGAAGGAACGACTCCTGTGGAAACCGCTCCACGCTCGAATGTTGTTGATTTAATGAGCGCCCTTCAAGCTAGTATTGAACGGACCAAAGCGAACGATGGTACAACAGGAACTAAAAGAAAAGCAACTACCAAGCAACCTGCAGCAGTAAAAGAGCCTACACCTAATGCAGAACCAATAGCAAAAGAGACAACTGCCCCTAAAGTAAGAACAACTCGTAAAAAGGTAGGGGGATAAAATTGTGTAGGGGGTGTACTCTTTGAAACCAATGCTACCCACACTTGTATTTGAAGCTCCAAAAGGAAACGAGTGGATTTATGAGGTGAAATACGATGGATTTAGAGCCATCTTAGACTGGAATATCCAGGACGTAAATCTTGTTAGTCGAAACGGGAACCGATTAAATGACCAATTTCCAGAGATCATTGAAGAATGCAAGAAACTAACAAAGAAATTTTCGAAATATCTTCCACTTGTCTTCGATGGAGAGTTATGTATATTAGAGTCGAATTATAAAGCAAGCTTTGAACAAATACAACAAAGAGGACGACTTAAAAATACTGAAAAAATATTAGAAGGATCACAAAGAAAGCCAGCCCATTATTTAATTTTCGATTTATTATTGATCAATGGACAAAAGATTATTGCAAATTCTTTTACTGAAAGAAAAGAACGATTAATTACGATGTTTGAAGAAATTGACCTCCTGACAAGAGTTGATTCAAGCAGCTCTCAACTTTTACAGATTATAGAACCACACACAGCTTTTAATGAACTTTGGGAAAGAGTAAAACTAGAATATTCTGAAGGAATTATCGCCAAGAAAAGGGAGAGCAAATGGGAGGAAGGAAAGAGAACTACCACCTGGGTAAAAATAAAAAACTGGCAAAAGGGAAACTTTTTTATTACAGGTTATGATAAAGGTAATGGTTTTTTCCATGTGAGTGTTTTGAGAGATGAAAAGGTATTTGAAATTGGTTTATTCTCACATGGACTATCACCCGAAGAAAGAGAAGCGCTCTTACAGGTGATTCAGAAAAACCACCCAGACCAAGCTCAAAAACCTTTCATTACAGTTACTCCTAGTATATGCATTGAGTTATCTTTTCTAGAGTTATACAAAGAACAACTTCGTCAGCCTAGTTTTTCTAAATTCCAACTTGGTATCTCTTGGAGGGACTGTAAGTGGGAGCAGTTTGATAGAACCATTGAAATACCTGAAACGATTACAATTACACACCCTGAAAAACCTCTTTGGAAAGATAAAGATATTACAAAGCGGCAATATTTAGAATATCTTCTTGAAATATCACCTTATATGCTACCTTTTCTAAAAGATAGGCTATTAACCGTAATACGTTACCCTCACGGAATGTATGGCGATTCATTTTACCAAAAAAATTGCCCTGATTATGCTCCTGAATTCATTCAAAGGGTTAAACATGATGGAATAGACTATATCACTTGTAATAACATTGACACATTGGCATGGCTTGGAAACCAATTAGCCTTTGAGTTCCATATACCGTTCCAAACTATCAATTCAAATGGCCCTTCAGAAATTGTGTTTGATTTAGATCCGCCTTCAAGAGATGATTTTTCATTAGCAATCAAAGCCGCGATTATACTTAAAGAAGTTTTTGAAGGGTTACATTTAATTTCTTATATTAAACTTTCAGGCAATAAAGGATTACAAATTTATATCCCCTTGCCCGAAAATACCTTCAGCTATCAAGATACACGCATCTTCACAGAATTCATTGCCAATTATTTAGTCAATAAAGAACCCACACTTTTTACGATTGAACGCTTAAAGAAGAACAGAGGAAATAAATTATATGTTGATTATATCCAACATGCCGAAGGGAAAACAATTATTGCGCCATACTCTATTCGGGGGAATGAAGGTGCCTTTGTCGCCGCTCCTCTTTTCTGGGATGAAGTAACACCTAGTCTTACAATACAACCATATTCTATGGATAAGATTATGAAACGAATTAAGAAACTTGGAGACCCTTTTCATAGTTATTTTAATACGAAAGAAATTCAATCATTTCAGCCAGTTTTAGATTTTCTATCCAAGAAATAAAGGGTATATAGTTTTTCGCTTCCGAAGCGATTGGCTCGTTGGCGACTATAGCAAGATACTAAAAACAACATCCAAAATAAAGTTAGGTAAGAAAAACTGGGCATAGCCCGGTCTTTTTTGTTTAGTGAAAATCTGCTAATTTGCACTTTATGCCATTTAATCCTTTATCATACATAGAGTCGTTTCTCCATCGTATTCTTACACAAAAAGGTGGAGTAGTAGGATCTACAAAACCAACGGTATATAGACCAGATATTACTCTAGGA
Encoded here:
- the ku gene encoding non-homologous end joining protein Ku; the protein is MHTMWKGSISFGLVNIPIKLFAATEDKDVKLRNLHKECHTPIQYEKICSHCEKDISNDDIVKGYEYVKGKFIILTDDELKELKDEHEDKSVEIVDFVNLEDIDPIYFSRSYFMGPGENGVKAYGLLREALKKSGKIGIAEITIRSKQQMAIIRVYKNSLVMETIHYPDEVRNVAEVPAVPENVDINEKELETAIMLIDQLSTEFEPEKYKDDYRTALLDLIQSKVNNNEGTTPVETAPRSNVVDLMSALQASIERTKANDGTTGTKRKATTKQPAAVKEPTPNAEPIAKETTAPKVRTTRKKVGG
- a CDS encoding DNA ligase D; translation: MKPMLPTLVFEAPKGNEWIYEVKYDGFRAILDWNIQDVNLVSRNGNRLNDQFPEIIEECKKLTKKFSKYLPLVFDGELCILESNYKASFEQIQQRGRLKNTEKILEGSQRKPAHYLIFDLLLINGQKIIANSFTERKERLITMFEEIDLLTRVDSSSSQLLQIIEPHTAFNELWERVKLEYSEGIIAKKRESKWEEGKRTTTWVKIKNWQKGNFFITGYDKGNGFFHVSVLRDEKVFEIGLFSHGLSPEEREALLQVIQKNHPDQAQKPFITVTPSICIELSFLELYKEQLRQPSFSKFQLGISWRDCKWEQFDRTIEIPETITITHPEKPLWKDKDITKRQYLEYLLEISPYMLPFLKDRLLTVIRYPHGMYGDSFYQKNCPDYAPEFIQRVKHDGIDYITCNNIDTLAWLGNQLAFEFHIPFQTINSNGPSEIVFDLDPPSRDDFSLAIKAAIILKEVFEGLHLISYIKLSGNKGLQIYIPLPENTFSYQDTRIFTEFIANYLVNKEPTLFTIERLKKNRGNKLYVDYIQHAEGKTIIAPYSIRGNEGAFVAAPLFWDEVTPSLTIQPYSMDKIMKRIKKLGDPFHSYFNTKEIQSFQPVLDFLSKK